Genomic segment of Tautonia rosea:
AGGAACTTCCGCCGCTGCGCCGCGAGCTGCCCGAGGAAATCGCTCATAACGGTCACTCCATCACCTTCAGCGTGCCAAAGACCACCGGCGTTCCGTGGATGTCGCCCGAATTCGCCGCCTGCTGCAACTCCGCGATACGCCGGTCGAAATCCGCGTGCGCCCGGGCCAGCTCACCCTGCTTCATCCGCCGGATGTTCTCGTTGCTGGCCTGCGCCAGCTGATCCTCGATGGATTTGCAACGGGCCCGGTGGCTGACGGTGAGGCTCTGGATGCGGTGGTCGGCGAGTTCGCGGTTCTCGGCGATGTGACTGGCACGCGCCTCCGACCACCTGGCGTGATGGCGGGCGTCGAGCGCATCGCAGGCGGCACCGTCCGGGAGCGTCGCGGCATCCGACGCACGGGCAGACTGGAGCAGGACCAGAAGCCGCTCTTCGACCGCCATATCCTCCGCCACGCCAATCAGCGTCTCGTCAGGACGGATGCCCTGCCGTGCCCAGCGATAGAGGGCGAAACGATAGGTCCCGGGCGCGACCTCGCTGCTGTCCACTTCTCCCGCGAAGCAGGCCGGTTCGGTCAGTTCGAGGTAACGGGCGGCCTGACGGACGAGCGGGTGCAGGATTGAGAGGTATACCGCCTCAGGAGCGTCGGAAGCGGCTTCCTGGTCAAAGGTTACGCTTAAGGTCTGCTGATCGCCTTTCAGCCATTTCTCCCAGGCGCGGGCGGTCGGTTCTACAGAGCGTGGAAGTCGGCGGTAATCCTCGAGCAGGAGGTTGCGCGCCTCCTGGCCCAGGCGAAGCGTCTTTGCCGCCTTCTCCCCGAGGAAGTGCTCCGAATCGCTTGCAAGCCGCGTCGCAAGATAGGCCGACACGCAGCGCAGGATGGCTTGCGGTGTGAGCCAGAAGGTCTGGGCTGCTTCGACCTCCTCACGCCAGGCCTGGCCGGGCACGTTCAGGCCGAAGAGATCGGCCTGGCGGGCCTCCAGCTCCTGCTCTTCGCTGATCTGGCGGATGCGGTTATCGGCAAGCTGCTGGAGCCGGTTGGCGCGTTCCCCGGCGCTGAGTGAGAAACTCTCGGCGATGTCGTGGATTTCCTGGGTGATTTCCCCGAGGATTTCCTCGCTGGCCCCGACTGCGTGGTGGAACACGCCGATACGCAGCAGGCAACGGTTGTAGATGTCGGCATCGACCGTGCCCGGTGTGATGAGGTTGACAATCGCCACCGCCTCGCTCTTCTGGCCGTAGCGGTCGATACGGCCGATGCGCTGCTCGATGCGCATCGGGTTCCAGGGCAGGTCGTAATTGACGAGGAAGTCGCAGAACTGGAAATCCAGGCCTTCGCAGCCCACCTCCGAGGAAAGCAATACGTCGATCGCCTCGGGATCCTCCTTCGGCAGCGCGAAACGTTTCCTTATACGCCGCCGGTCTTCATCATGCACATTGCCGTGGATGAGGCCGACCCTGAGTCCGGTCGTGGCCAGCCGGGCATCGAGATAGGCAAGCGTGTGGCGGAAGGTGCTGAAGACGAGCGCCTTGTTGTTTGCGAGCCGGTTCTTCTCCAGCAGCACTTTTACGAAGGCGTCGCGCTTCGGGTCGTCCGGGTCGAGGTTTTTTGCCTGTTCGATGAGGGAGGCAATGTCGGCGCGGATATCCGGGACGATGCCGATGTCGTCCTCACCCTCGCTGTCGCTCGCTTCCATCAGCTCAAGCTGGTCGAGCTTGCCGTTCAGGATGTCGGCGAGCAGCGGCGCGAGCCCGTAGAGACAGCTTGCCGCCTGGCGGCGGATGGTGGTCATCATGAAGCGGACATTCTGCTGGCCATGGCAGCGCGTGAGGATGCGCTCGATGACGTCGAGAAGGCCGTCGTGCAGCTGCTGCTGGGAGGGTGTGAACGGAACGGTCAGCGTCTCGGGCCTCCTTGTCGTGAATTCCCCGATGTCGCGCCTGCGCGTCCGGTTGATGAGGGAGCTGAATGTGTAGAGCTCCTCGATGGAACGGATAGCGCCGACCCGCTCCACGTCGGAGAGAGGCTCTCCGTGCAGACGGTCATAGATCCCCTGGAAGGCGGGCGATTCCCGGAGGAACATGCGCCCCCATTCCGTCCGGGCCACCTCGTCGAGGGAGGCCGCCGCCTCCTGCTGCCAGCCATCCGCCGCCCGTCTCACCGCCTGAGCCGCCTCGTTGATGTGGCGGTTCGGCCCGGCCATCTGCTCGAAGCTCGGCCGGTCCATGATCAGATCGGGCCGGAGCACGTTGAGCAGGGTGAAGAGGTCCTCGCTGCCGAGCTGCACGGGCGTCGCGGTCATCAGGAGCACGGCCTGGGCGTGGTCGCAGAAGAAGCGCACCCCGTTGTGCAGGAAGGTGCTGGTGTTGCGGATGTGGTGCGCCTCGTCGACGATGACGAGATCGAATTTCGGCGGCGGGTCGAGGCCGAGCAGGCCCTGCCCCTTCTTCCGGTTCCGGCTGCTGCCGTTTCCGAAGACGAGGTCGGAGTCAAAGAGCGAAAACGGCAGGATGACTTTGGAATATTGCTCCGGCCATTCGCCTTCGAGATCCGTCTCCCGGAGGCAGTGGCGCAGCAGCTTCCCGTCGAGCGCCGTGAAATGCTCGTCGAAACGCTTCATCTCCGAGAACCATTTCTGCTCGGCGACCAGCGGCTTCGGGCAGATGACGAGCACCGAGGAAATGTCCATCCGCGCCCGAAGCTCCTTCAGGATGAGCCCGGCCTCGATGGTCTTGCCGACGCCGACCTCGTCGGCGATCAGCAGGCGCGGCCGATCGGCCCGGATCAGCTTGAGCACCGGGCGGTACTGGTAGGGGACGAACTGTACGCGTCCCGAACGCAGCGAAAACAGGTTCGCCGTCGATGGTGACAGCAGCTGCAGACTGGTCAGGTGGGCATGGAGCGCGCGGGGCGAGAGCGATGCCCGTTCATCCTCCTCCGCGACCGGAGCCTGGAGCTGGCTTTCGTAATAGGTCGCCTTCGCGTTGTTTTCGAAAACCCGGTAGCGGCATTCCGCACCGCCAGGGATGACCTCGATCACGGGAAGGATGACGGACGGGTTCGACCGCAGCGCGACGAGGTCGCCGACTTTGAACAAGGTCGTTTCTCCCTGAGGACGGGGAGCCTCACGCTCTTCCGCCTGAGACGGGGCCGGACCGGAGGGCCGGGCCACGCTGCCGGCCATCTGGCTCAGGGCCGTTGCCTTGGCGGATTCGACGGCGGCCAGCGCGTCCTCCCCGGCACCGAGGGCGGCAAGCAGGCGGCCGAGCGTGTCGGCATCGCGCCAGGTCTCGCTGGCGGGCACCGCCTCGGCCGAGAGGTGCGCCCATTTGTTGCGGACGCCCTGCAATTCCTTGACCCATGACCGCGCCTCCCGTGGCAGGCTCATCCGCCCGGAGAGCTCGAACCAGTTCTGGTCGAGGATGCGCAGCAAAGCCGCGAAATCGAGCTGCTGCAGGCTGGTGAATCCCCGTTCACGGGCCGTACGCTGCTGCTGGAAGCTCAGGCGGTCGATGACGTATTTTTCCCACCAGTCCGGCGAGAGATCGGGCAGTTTCTCCGACAGGATGCGGGCAAGGCAGGCCGTACCCTGGTGCAGCAAGTCGTTCATCGAGGCCTCTCCTTCGCCCGGACGCCCCGCGTGCCGGAAGATACGTTCTTAAGCATAGGTCATGCTCCCACTTCTCTCCCGCAGCCGGAGACATCACGCACGCCATCGTGCAATCTTTTATGCAACCATAATACTTTGGTTAATGCCATTGGTGCGACAGGTCAACGATTAGTAACAATTACCAGCGGTGCGGCGGCCGGACAACCCCCGGGCATACCATCCGGCCCGCCCTGGTCCCTTCTGCTGCGAGGCTCTTCCCGCCAGCGCCTAATCCGCCTCGTGTCAGGCACCCCGGCCTGTCAGCCGGCCGCGTGCTCCCGGGCTCCGCTTCCGCTCCGGTCCCTTGCGGGACGGCCGCAGGCGGCCCCCTCACGCCCGCTGGTGCTTCGGATCCAGGGGGGGGCTCCCCCCGGTAGCGTCAAGGATGCCCTGACGGCGGGCGGCGCGGTTTCCCCCCAGCCTTCCGCGCCCCTGGCCATTCGCGTTCTGACCATTGCCTGCCAGGGGCTTGTGCAGGCCGGTGCCCCCCGCGCCGCCCGTCCCTGACGCCCCTCCCCCCATTCGGGGTTTTGCCTTCGTTCCGGGTGAATGCGCCGCATTCAACCCGAACAGAATCAACCATTTACGGAGGCAAGACCCATGACCACCAGCCGCAACGACCTTTACGCCCGCGTGACCGACCGCATCGCAAGCGACCTTGAGCGTGGCGTCCGCCCGTGGCTCAAACCCTGGAACGCCGAACACGCGAGCGGCCGCATTACCCGGCCGCTACGCTCGACCGGCGAGCCCTACAAGGGGATCAACATCCTGATGCTCTGGGGGGCGGCGCTGGAATGCGGCTTCTCCGCCCCGATCTGGATGACCTTCCGCCAGGCGAAGGAGCTCGGGGCTCATGTCCGGAAGGGCGAAAAGGGCTCGATGGTCGTTTATTCCGACCGCATCACCCGCACGGAGACGAACGACGATGGCGAGGAGAGCGAGCGCGACCTCTGGTTCATGAAGGGCTATACCGTCTTCAACGTCGAGCAGATCGAAGGCCTGCCCGATCACTATTACGCGCTCGCAGAG
This window contains:
- a CDS encoding DEAD/DEAH box helicase, yielding MNDLLHQGTACLARILSEKLPDLSPDWWEKYVIDRLSFQQQRTARERGFTSLQQLDFAALLRILDQNWFELSGRMSLPREARSWVKELQGVRNKWAHLSAEAVPASETWRDADTLGRLLAALGAGEDALAAVESAKATALSQMAGSVARPSGPAPSQAEEREAPRPQGETTLFKVGDLVALRSNPSVILPVIEVIPGGAECRYRVFENNAKATYYESQLQAPVAEEDERASLSPRALHAHLTSLQLLSPSTANLFSLRSGRVQFVPYQYRPVLKLIRADRPRLLIADEVGVGKTIEAGLILKELRARMDISSVLVICPKPLVAEQKWFSEMKRFDEHFTALDGKLLRHCLRETDLEGEWPEQYSKVILPFSLFDSDLVFGNGSSRNRKKGQGLLGLDPPPKFDLVIVDEAHHIRNTSTFLHNGVRFFCDHAQAVLLMTATPVQLGSEDLFTLLNVLRPDLIMDRPSFEQMAGPNRHINEAAQAVRRAADGWQQEAAASLDEVARTEWGRMFLRESPAFQGIYDRLHGEPLSDVERVGAIRSIEELYTFSSLINRTRRRDIGEFTTRRPETLTVPFTPSQQQLHDGLLDVIERILTRCHGQQNVRFMMTTIRRQAASCLYGLAPLLADILNGKLDQLELMEASDSEGEDDIGIVPDIRADIASLIEQAKNLDPDDPKRDAFVKVLLEKNRLANNKALVFSTFRHTLAYLDARLATTGLRVGLIHGNVHDEDRRRIRKRFALPKEDPEAIDVLLSSEVGCEGLDFQFCDFLVNYDLPWNPMRIEQRIGRIDRYGQKSEAVAIVNLITPGTVDADIYNRCLLRIGVFHHAVGASEEILGEITQEIHDIAESFSLSAGERANRLQQLADNRIRQISEEQELEARQADLFGLNVPGQAWREEVEAAQTFWLTPQAILRCVSAYLATRLASDSEHFLGEKAAKTLRLGQEARNLLLEDYRRLPRSVEPTARAWEKWLKGDQQTLSVTFDQEAASDAPEAVYLSILHPLVRQAARYLELTEPACFAGEVDSSEVAPGTYRFALYRWARQGIRPDETLIGVAEDMAVEERLLVLLQSARASDAATLPDGAACDALDARHHARWSEARASHIAENRELADHRIQSLTVSHRARCKSIEDQLAQASNENIRRMKQGELARAHADFDRRIAELQQAANSGDIHGTPVVFGTLKVME